One window of the Methylocystis parvus OBBP genome contains the following:
- a CDS encoding thioredoxin family protein, which translates to MFSRRSFIAAFALLAALTGAAAAEMPFTQAAFSAAQQTGKPIIIHVYAPWCPTCRAQEPILQKLESDPKFSGAASFRVDFDGQKDAVKALKARNQSTIIVFKGEKEVGRSVGETDEKTISALLDKAL; encoded by the coding sequence ATGTTCTCTCGCCGCAGCTTTATTGCCGCTTTCGCCCTTCTCGCCGCCCTGACCGGAGCGGCCGCCGCCGAGATGCCTTTCACCCAGGCTGCTTTCAGCGCGGCCCAGCAGACCGGCAAGCCTATCATCATCCATGTCTACGCGCCCTGGTGCCCCACTTGCCGCGCGCAGGAGCCTATTCTCCAGAAGCTCGAATCTGACCCGAAATTCTCCGGCGCTGCGTCGTTCCGCGTCGATTTCGACGGTCAGAAAGACGCGGTGAAAGCCCTCAAGGCCCGCAATCAGAGCACGATCATCGTCTTCAAGGGCGAGAAGGAAGTCGGGCGCTCCGTCGGCGAGACCGACGAGAAGACGATTTCCGCTCTGTTGGACAAGGCGCTCTAA
- the mobA gene encoding molybdenum cofactor guanylyltransferase MobA → MGASFGILLAGGLARRMGGGDKPLLEIGGRPIIAHAIERLGPQCAGLVVNANGDPARFAAFGLPVAADRVEGFAGPLAGVLAGMDHVYAGHPEATDIVTAPADTPFLPTDLVKRLYEARKSADARIAVAASGGRVHHAVALWPVSLREELRRALMEEEVRKVAAFIARYPNVTVEWPVEPYDPFFNVNRPEDVGLASAIVAG, encoded by the coding sequence ATGGGCGCGTCTTTTGGAATCCTCCTCGCCGGCGGTCTCGCGCGGCGCATGGGCGGCGGCGACAAGCCGCTGCTGGAAATCGGCGGCCGCCCGATTATCGCCCACGCCATTGAGCGCCTTGGCCCCCAATGCGCGGGCCTCGTCGTCAACGCCAATGGCGATCCGGCGCGCTTCGCCGCCTTCGGCCTGCCGGTCGCCGCCGACCGCGTCGAGGGTTTTGCCGGGCCGCTCGCGGGCGTGCTGGCGGGAATGGACCATGTTTACGCCGGGCATCCCGAGGCGACGGACATCGTCACTGCGCCCGCCGACACGCCTTTCCTGCCGACGGATCTCGTCAAAAGACTTTACGAAGCGCGGAAAAGCGCCGATGCGCGCATCGCGGTGGCGGCGTCCGGCGGTCGCGTGCATCACGCCGTGGCGCTGTGGCCGGTCTCGCTGCGGGAAGAGCTGCGCCGGGCGCTCATGGAGGAGGAGGTGCGAAAGGTCGCGGCCTTCATCGCCCGCTATCCGAATGTGACTGTCGAATGGCCGGTCGAGCCTTACGACCCGTTCTTCAATGTGAACCGGCCGGAGGATGTGGGGCTGGCGAGCGCGATCGTCGCAGGCTGA
- a CDS encoding cysteine synthase A — translation MTIAPSVIEAIGRTPLIELRAASKATGCRILGKAEFMNPGGSVKDRAALSIVQDAVAKGALKPGGVIVEGTAGNTGIGLALVANAMGFRTVIVIPETQSQEKKDMLRLQGAQLVQVPAVPYANPNNYVKLSGRLAERLGKEDPAGAIWANQFDNVANRDAHIATTGPEIYEELGGKVDGFICACGTGGTLAGVGLALKAKNPEVKIGLADPFGAALYSYYTTGVLKAEGSSITEGIGQGRITANLEGAPVDVAYQIPDSEALDIVFQLAEEEGLLLGGSSGINVAGAIRLARDLGPGHTIVTILCDGGARYASKLFNVEFLRGLNLPTPKWLEKDVAIDPGFV, via the coding sequence ATGACTATCGCCCCCAGCGTTATCGAGGCCATCGGCCGCACGCCGCTCATCGAATTGCGCGCCGCCTCGAAAGCCACGGGCTGCCGCATTCTTGGCAAGGCGGAGTTCATGAACCCCGGCGGCTCGGTGAAGGACCGCGCCGCTCTCTCCATCGTTCAGGACGCGGTGGCCAAGGGCGCGCTGAAGCCCGGCGGCGTGATCGTGGAGGGCACGGCGGGAAATACCGGCATCGGGCTGGCGTTGGTCGCGAACGCCATGGGCTTCCGCACGGTCATCGTGATTCCGGAGACCCAGAGTCAGGAGAAGAAGGACATGCTGCGCCTGCAGGGCGCGCAGCTGGTTCAGGTCCCGGCCGTCCCCTACGCCAATCCCAATAATTATGTGAAGCTCTCCGGCCGCCTCGCCGAGCGTCTGGGCAAGGAAGATCCCGCTGGCGCGATCTGGGCCAACCAGTTCGACAATGTCGCCAATCGCGACGCGCATATCGCGACGACGGGACCGGAGATATACGAGGAGCTCGGCGGCAAGGTCGACGGCTTCATCTGCGCCTGCGGCACGGGCGGCACCCTCGCCGGCGTCGGCCTGGCGCTGAAGGCGAAGAACCCGGAGGTCAAGATCGGCCTCGCCGACCCCTTCGGCGCCGCGCTCTACTCTTATTATACGACCGGCGTGCTGAAGGCCGAGGGCTCCTCCATCACCGAAGGGATCGGCCAGGGCCGCATCACCGCCAATCTCGAAGGCGCGCCGGTCGACGTCGCCTATCAGATCCCCGACAGCGAGGCGCTCGACATCGTCTTCCAGCTCGCGGAGGAAGAAGGCCTGCTGCTCGGCGGCTCGTCTGGAATCAACGTGGCGGGCGCCATTCGCCTCGCCCGTGATCTCGGCCCCGGCCACACCATCGTGACGATCCTCTGCGACGGCGGGGCGCGCTACGCCTCTAAGCTGTTCAATGTGGAATTCTTGCGCGGGCTGAACCTGCCGACGCCGAAATGGCTGGAGAAGGATGTGGCGATCGATCCGGGGTTTGTGTGA
- a CDS encoding aldose 1-epimerase, with translation MSDAILLEADGDAAEILPFGAELSAWRTGGVDMIWAKDPVIWDQTAPILFPVVGWTRNAKVTVDGRAYPLALHGFAWKKQFEIAERRKDYLRLVLLDDAETHALYPFAFRFEVEFRLRKGALDNNLIVANTDARPLPYACGLHPAFRWPLAGSSAEHAILFEMAENPDVPVIGPGGLFMKETRHTPLTGARMPLEPSIFARDALCFLNISSRSLAFDNGAGARLKVTLDEFPHVGFWTLPPAPYLCIEPWTGHGDPVDFHGDLYEKPSMRILQPGESARHGASFAFETSPASV, from the coding sequence ATGAGCGACGCGATTCTCCTCGAAGCGGACGGCGACGCCGCCGAAATCCTTCCCTTCGGAGCCGAACTTTCGGCCTGGCGGACGGGCGGCGTCGATATGATCTGGGCGAAAGACCCCGTAATATGGGACCAGACCGCGCCCATTCTCTTTCCGGTCGTCGGCTGGACCCGCAACGCCAAGGTGACGGTCGACGGGCGCGCCTATCCGCTGGCCTTGCACGGTTTCGCGTGGAAGAAGCAATTCGAAATCGCCGAGCGGCGGAAGGATTATCTGCGCCTCGTCCTGCTCGACGACGCCGAAACCCACGCGCTCTACCCTTTCGCCTTCCGCTTCGAGGTCGAGTTCCGGCTGCGCAAGGGCGCCCTCGACAATAATCTGATCGTCGCCAATACGGATGCGCGGCCCCTGCCCTATGCCTGCGGCCTGCATCCGGCCTTCCGCTGGCCGCTCGCGGGCTCCAGCGCCGAGCATGCGATCCTCTTCGAGATGGCGGAAAACCCGGATGTGCCGGTGATCGGCCCCGGCGGGCTCTTCATGAAGGAGACCAGGCATACGCCGCTCACGGGCGCGCGGATGCCGCTCGAGCCGTCCATTTTCGCCCGCGACGCGCTCTGCTTCCTCAATATTTCGAGCCGCAGCCTCGCTTTCGACAATGGCGCCGGAGCGCGGCTCAAGGTGACGCTGGACGAGTTCCCTCATGTCGGATTCTGGACGCTGCCGCCCGCCCCCTATCTCTGCATCGAGCCCTGGACCGGACATGGCGACCCGGTCGATTTCCACGGCGACCTCTATGAGAAGCCCTCCATGCGCATTCTCCAGCCAGGGGAAAGCGCACGCCACGGCGCCAGTTTTGCCTTTGAGACGAGCCCCGCTTCCGTTTAG
- a CDS encoding MarC family protein: MASSFSAVELNPILPLFLSTFTTMLAVINPLEALPVFLSLTHDKDDRARTRIAFLASLYALLLILFFLFFGAFVLKIFGVSLNMVRIAGGIVLTRIGFELFAPSGSGQGAFLSPGPADNVAFMPLAMPLMVGPGVIATVLSMMTNIERAPSEATAYAAILAAAFLAILVTYVCLAYAGRLIAFIGRMGIDAITRIVGFFVSAMGVSLVFDGIVGALSTHGVRVVL; encoded by the coding sequence GTGGCTTCCAGTTTCAGCGCGGTGGAGCTCAACCCCATTCTGCCGCTGTTCCTCAGCACCTTCACGACAATGCTCGCGGTCATCAACCCGCTGGAGGCGTTGCCGGTCTTCCTCTCCCTCACCCACGACAAGGATGACAGGGCGCGCACGCGCATCGCCTTTCTGGCTTCGCTCTATGCGCTGCTGCTCATCCTTTTCTTCCTGTTCTTCGGCGCCTTCGTGCTGAAAATTTTCGGAGTGTCGCTCAATATGGTGCGCATCGCCGGCGGCATCGTCCTTACGCGGATCGGTTTCGAACTTTTCGCGCCGTCCGGGAGTGGACAGGGGGCCTTTCTGAGCCCCGGGCCGGCCGACAATGTCGCCTTCATGCCGCTCGCCATGCCGTTGATGGTGGGGCCGGGCGTGATCGCCACCGTGCTCAGCATGATGACGAATATCGAGCGGGCGCCGAGCGAGGCGACGGCCTATGCCGCAATCCTCGCGGCGGCGTTCCTCGCCATCCTGGTCACCTATGTCTGCCTCGCTTACGCGGGGCGGCTCATCGCCTTCATCGGCCGCATGGGGATAGACGCGATCACTCGGATCGTCGGATTCTTCGTCTCGGCCATGGGCGTCTCCCTCGTCTTCGACGGCATTGTCGGGGCGCTCTCGACGCACGGCGTCAGAGTCGTGCTTTAA
- the recJ gene encoding single-stranded-DNA-specific exonuclease RecJ → MNALFGGARAFLGVERSISGRPWRARLDASGEATALALAQAHGLDDLLARVLAGRGIGVAEAKRYLDPTIRDLMPNPSTLTEMDAAVERLARAVETGEQIAIFGDYDVDGACSSALLIDYWRAAGAPEPFLHIPDRIFEGYGPNSDAIRALAGRGATLLVTVDCGTVSHEPFAAAHELGLDVIVLDHHQAPEALPAATIVNPNRQDDLSGQGALCAAGVVFLALAGLTRLLKTRGWFGDARPAPDLLAALDLVALATVADVAPLTGLNRAFVVKGLQVMRNRARIGLAALMDAARMDGPPRVYHLGFALGPRINAGGRIGDAGLGARLLTLSDPTEARRISQELDRLNAERQGIEKRALEEAIAQADMQFLKSNRLSCLVVEGSDWHPGVVGLIAARLKERFSIPSFAFAFNGETGSGSGRSLSGVDLGKAVRRCVDLGLALKGGGHAMAAGVTLARGRLDEFRSYLNDALADAVDAARDADALVIDAAVSGRGVNIDLLRRVERAGPYGQGNPEPLFALPEQRLADAMVVGENHVRARLRSGDGATVEAIAFRAIGSPIGDALLRGRGEVFHVAARVSANHFRGVERVETRIADLARVQ, encoded by the coding sequence ATGAACGCACTTTTTGGCGGGGCCCGCGCCTTTCTCGGCGTGGAGCGCTCCATATCCGGACGGCCCTGGCGGGCGCGGCTCGACGCTTCGGGCGAAGCGACCGCGCTCGCCTTGGCCCAGGCGCATGGGCTCGACGACCTTCTCGCCAGAGTCCTCGCCGGGAGAGGGATCGGCGTGGCGGAGGCGAAGCGCTATCTCGATCCCACGATCCGCGATCTGATGCCGAACCCTTCGACCCTCACCGAGATGGATGCGGCCGTCGAGCGGCTGGCCCGCGCGGTCGAGACGGGCGAGCAGATCGCGATCTTCGGCGATTACGACGTGGATGGCGCCTGCTCCTCGGCGCTGCTGATCGATTATTGGCGGGCGGCCGGGGCGCCGGAGCCCTTTCTCCATATTCCTGATCGGATTTTCGAGGGCTACGGACCGAATAGCGACGCCATCCGCGCATTGGCCGGGCGGGGCGCCACGCTGCTCGTCACGGTCGATTGCGGCACGGTCAGTCACGAGCCTTTCGCGGCGGCCCACGAGCTTGGTCTCGACGTCATCGTCCTTGATCATCATCAGGCGCCCGAGGCGCTTCCGGCGGCGACGATCGTGAACCCGAACCGGCAGGACGACCTCTCGGGCCAGGGAGCGCTCTGCGCGGCGGGGGTGGTCTTTCTCGCTTTGGCGGGTCTGACGCGCCTTTTGAAGACGCGCGGCTGGTTCGGCGACGCGCGTCCGGCGCCGGATCTTCTCGCCGCTCTCGACCTCGTCGCTTTGGCGACCGTCGCCGACGTCGCGCCGCTGACGGGGCTCAATCGCGCCTTTGTCGTGAAGGGCCTTCAGGTCATGCGCAACCGCGCGCGCATCGGACTCGCCGCCTTGATGGACGCCGCCCGAATGGATGGGCCACCACGCGTTTATCACCTCGGCTTCGCGCTGGGGCCGCGCATCAATGCCGGCGGCAGGATCGGCGACGCCGGTCTCGGCGCGCGTCTTCTGACGCTTTCCGATCCGACCGAGGCGCGCCGCATCTCGCAGGAGCTCGACCGTCTCAACGCCGAAAGGCAGGGGATCGAAAAGCGCGCTTTGGAGGAGGCGATCGCCCAGGCGGATATGCAGTTTCTTAAGTCGAACCGGTTAAGCTGTCTCGTGGTGGAGGGATCGGACTGGCACCCCGGCGTTGTGGGCCTGATTGCCGCGAGGCTCAAAGAACGCTTTAGTATACCATCATTTGCCTTTGCTTTTAATGGAGAAACAGGATCAGGTTCAGGTAGAAGTTTAAGTGGCGTCGACCTTGGTAAGGCCGTTCGGCGCTGCGTTGATCTCGGCCTCGCGCTCAAGGGCGGCGGCCACGCCATGGCGGCCGGCGTCACGCTCGCCCGCGGCCGGCTGGACGAATTCCGGTCGTATCTGAACGACGCGCTGGCCGACGCCGTCGACGCGGCCCGGGATGCGGACGCCCTTGTCATCGACGCCGCCGTTTCGGGGCGAGGGGTTAATATCGATCTCCTGCGCCGGGTGGAGCGGGCGGGACCGTACGGGCAGGGAAACCCGGAGCCGTTATTCGCCCTGCCGGAGCAGCGTCTCGCCGACGCCATGGTCGTCGGCGAGAACCATGTGCGGGCGCGTCTGCGCTCCGGCGACGGCGCCACGGTGGAGGCCATCGCTTTCCGGGCGATCGGGTCGCCCATCGGCGACGCTCTATTGCGTGGACGGGGCGAGGTCTTCCACGTCGCCGCTCGCGTCTCCGCCAATCACTTCCGCGGCGTCGAGCGGGTAGAAACCCGCATCGCCGATCTCGCGCGGGTCCAATAG
- a CDS encoding septal ring lytic transglycosylase RlpA family protein has product MKFDPTLSALRSSVLLLSLASLAGCASTSQSPRYGGLAYSPYGSNVDPKYGVRASPRIVADGEEVPKGGGNYMVGKPYKIAGQTYYPSERPFSGAGTASWYGSDFHGRRTANGEIFDRDSISAAHPTMPLPSYARVTNMKNMRSIVVRVNDRGPYHGGRVMDVSQRVAEALDFRSAGTAKVKVEWIGKADLAGDDDAKLLATLRDDGQPANIEGVAPVMVAAKQEPVRAAALVERAPEPAARPVVNDAPPIRPAVGETTEMMAYAPDARPEPLPETTATSRDDNNVDSEPVASTRGARSAAPAEAQVKSFQAAPLPPVRPSSIDHDEAAIPTPPMRHALN; this is encoded by the coding sequence ATGAAATTCGATCCGACGCTCTCCGCACTCCGAAGCTCGGTCCTTCTTCTTTCTCTCGCATCTCTCGCCGGATGCGCCTCGACGTCCCAATCGCCGCGTTATGGCGGTCTCGCTTATTCCCCTTACGGTTCGAACGTCGATCCGAAATATGGCGTGCGCGCCAGTCCCCGCATCGTGGCCGATGGCGAGGAGGTTCCGAAGGGCGGCGGCAATTATATGGTTGGAAAGCCGTATAAAATCGCCGGCCAAACCTATTATCCGAGCGAGAGGCCCTTCTCCGGGGCTGGCACCGCTTCCTGGTACGGCTCGGATTTCCATGGCCGCCGCACGGCCAATGGCGAGATCTTCGATCGGGATTCGATATCCGCCGCGCATCCGACCATGCCGCTGCCGAGCTACGCCCGCGTCACCAACATGAAAAACATGCGCTCGATCGTCGTGCGCGTAAACGATCGCGGTCCCTATCATGGCGGTCGCGTGATGGACGTCTCCCAGCGCGTCGCCGAGGCGCTCGACTTCCGCTCGGCGGGCACCGCCAAAGTCAAGGTCGAATGGATCGGCAAGGCCGACCTCGCCGGCGACGACGACGCGAAACTTCTCGCGACGCTGCGCGACGACGGCCAGCCCGCCAATATCGAAGGCGTCGCGCCGGTCATGGTCGCCGCGAAGCAGGAGCCGGTTCGCGCCGCCGCTCTCGTCGAGCGCGCGCCGGAGCCGGCGGCCCGCCCGGTCGTCAATGACGCGCCGCCCATCCGTCCGGCGGTCGGCGAGACGACCGAGATGATGGCCTACGCCCCTGACGCTCGCCCCGAGCCGCTTCCCGAGACGACGGCTACCTCCCGCGACGACAATAATGTGGATTCCGAGCCGGTGGCCTCCACCCGCGGCGCGCGGTCCGCGGCTCCCGCCGAGGCGCAGGTGAAATCCTTCCAGGCCGCGCCTTTGCCCCCGGTTCGCCCGTCCTCCATCGATCATGACGAGGCTGCGATCCCGACGCCCCCCATGCGTCACGCGCTCAACTGA
- a CDS encoding D-alanyl-D-alanine carboxypeptidase family protein, giving the protein MRIRHAGAAVAAFLICVTTFFGGAAIAQPFQTSAPQAILIDAGTNTVLFEKGADDFVTPASTVKILTAEMIFRELTEGRLRLGDEMQVSEYAWRNGGAPAGGSAMFLKVNSRASVENLLRGLIVDSGNDAALVLAEGVAGNEEAFVMRMNKRAAELGLVKSRFGNPWGKASDDQKVTPREMAKLALYVIKTYPDFYKIFGEKEFTWNNIRQQNRNPLLTMSIGADGLKTGNIEKGEFGLVGSAVEEGRRLIVAVYGAKTAKERAEEARKLLQWGFRNFEEKDLFKAGEPIGPAQVYGGTRGSVDLVSKTDVKVLLQRGSNEKLSGKIVYEGPVVAPVEAAQQIGKLEIKRGAAVVLEQPLEASEAIAEGSLSSRAFDAVYEYAAAKIHDKLSARK; this is encoded by the coding sequence TTGCGCATACGCCACGCCGGAGCGGCCGTCGCCGCGTTTCTCATTTGTGTGACGACGTTTTTCGGCGGCGCGGCGATCGCGCAGCCTTTTCAGACGAGCGCGCCGCAGGCGATCCTGATCGACGCCGGCACCAACACGGTTCTCTTCGAAAAGGGCGCCGACGATTTTGTGACGCCGGCATCGACCGTCAAAATTCTCACCGCCGAGATGATCTTCCGTGAGTTGACCGAAGGCCGCCTGAGGCTCGGCGACGAGATGCAGGTCTCCGAATATGCGTGGCGCAACGGCGGCGCGCCAGCGGGCGGCTCGGCCATGTTCCTCAAGGTCAACAGCCGCGCCAGCGTCGAAAACCTGCTGCGCGGGCTCATCGTCGATTCGGGCAATGACGCCGCGCTCGTTCTCGCCGAGGGCGTCGCCGGCAATGAGGAAGCTTTTGTCATGCGCATGAACAAGCGCGCGGCGGAGCTGGGCCTCGTCAAATCCCGTTTCGGGAATCCGTGGGGCAAAGCGAGCGACGATCAGAAGGTGACGCCCCGGGAAATGGCGAAGCTCGCGCTCTATGTGATCAAGACCTATCCGGACTTCTATAAAATTTTTGGCGAGAAGGAATTCACCTGGAACAATATCCGGCAGCAGAACCGCAATCCGTTGCTGACGATGAGCATCGGCGCGGACGGATTGAAAACCGGCAATATTGAAAAGGGGGAGTTCGGACTCGTGGGGTCGGCCGTGGAAGAGGGGCGCCGGCTGATCGTCGCCGTCTACGGCGCCAAGACCGCGAAGGAGCGGGCCGAAGAAGCGCGCAAGCTCCTGCAATGGGGTTTTCGGAACTTCGAGGAGAAAGACCTCTTCAAGGCGGGCGAACCGATCGGCCCGGCGCAGGTTTATGGCGGGACCAGGGGCTCCGTCGACCTCGTCTCGAAAACGGATGTGAAGGTGTTGTTGCAGCGCGGCTCCAACGAGAAGCTCTCGGGAAAGATCGTCTATGAAGGGCCGGTCGTCGCGCCGGTCGAGGCCGCGCAGCAGATCGGCAAGCTCGAGATCAAGCGCGGCGCGGCCGTGGTTCTCGAGCAGCCGCTCGAAGCCTCCGAGGCGATCGCGGAAGGGTCGCTGTCGAGTCGCGCTTTCGACGCGGTTTACGAGTATGCTGCGGCCAAGATCCACGACAAGCTGTCGGCCAGGAAATGA
- the tmk gene encoding dTMP kinase, whose protein sequence is MTGAERGRFITFEGGEGVGKSTQLRRLAEHLRACGIEAVTTREPGGTPKAERLRRILLSGRIAPLGALAEATLFAAARIDHVENLIAPSLARGAWVLCDRFTDSTRAYQGARGGVEPQALALLEKAAVGDLEPDLTIVIDLPPKDGLARAAVRREVAGERADRFEAEDGGFHEGLRRAFLDIAEREPERCCVVNGALPPDEVARAIRQLVDARFLDAQPAATAAQ, encoded by the coding sequence ATGACAGGCGCCGAAAGAGGCCGTTTCATCACATTCGAAGGCGGGGAGGGCGTTGGGAAGTCGACGCAGCTCAGGCGCCTCGCCGAACATCTGCGCGCCTGCGGAATCGAGGCGGTGACGACGCGCGAGCCGGGCGGCACGCCGAAGGCGGAAAGATTGCGGCGGATATTGCTCTCCGGCCGCATCGCGCCGCTCGGCGCGCTGGCCGAGGCGACGCTTTTCGCGGCTGCGCGCATCGATCATGTCGAGAACCTGATCGCGCCTTCGCTGGCGCGGGGCGCCTGGGTGCTTTGCGACCGGTTCACGGATTCGACGCGCGCCTATCAGGGCGCGCGGGGCGGCGTGGAGCCGCAGGCGCTTGCGCTGCTGGAGAAGGCGGCCGTGGGCGACCTCGAGCCGGACCTCACCATCGTCATCGACCTGCCGCCCAAGGATGGCCTCGCCCGAGCCGCGGTCCGTCGTGAAGTCGCCGGGGAGCGCGCCGACCGGTTCGAGGCGGAGGATGGCGGCTTTCACGAAGGCTTGCGTCGCGCTTTTCTCGACATCGCCGAGCGGGAGCCGGAGCGCTGCTGCGTCGTGAACGGCGCGCTGCCCCCCGACGAAGTCGCGCGCGCGATCCGCCAGCTCGTCGACGCCCGCTTTCTCGACGCACAACCCGCCGCGACCGCCGCGCAATGA
- a CDS encoding DNA polymerase III subunit delta' has translation MSKEAAGPPESDRFDDAPHPRETLAFFGHAGAEHELLDAYKRNRLAQAWIVGGPEGVGKATFAWRFARFLLAHPDPKASEAQRAETLAVPPEHVAARRVATMALADISLLRREWNEKTKKHFTEIRVDDVREITRSFHQGSGTGGWRVAIIDCADDLNRSAANALLKLIEEPPERSLFLLVAHQPGRVLPTIRSRCRKLMLGPLTQDETVAAVGAVGAPWSDRPAADIAAAAARAEGSVRETLRLLGGDAMAFDTSVARLFQSLPRVDWGGVHFLADKLTGRDNEAAYETFMRALERHLDSRVRTLSQGGAAPARMIGYARAWDEIRDLARETDVFNFDKRAMVLGVFERLARAEGAG, from the coding sequence ATGAGCAAAGAGGCCGCCGGCCCGCCCGAGAGCGACCGTTTCGACGATGCGCCGCATCCGCGCGAGACGCTCGCCTTTTTCGGCCATGCCGGCGCCGAGCATGAATTGCTGGACGCTTATAAGCGCAACCGTCTCGCGCAGGCCTGGATCGTCGGCGGGCCCGAGGGAGTCGGCAAGGCGACGTTCGCCTGGCGGTTTGCGCGATTTCTCCTCGCGCATCCCGACCCAAAAGCGTCGGAGGCGCAGAGGGCCGAGACGCTCGCCGTGCCGCCGGAGCATGTCGCCGCGCGCCGCGTCGCGACCATGGCGCTCGCGGACATCTCCCTGCTGCGCCGCGAATGGAACGAGAAGACCAAGAAGCACTTCACCGAAATCCGCGTCGACGACGTGCGCGAAATCACGCGGTCCTTTCATCAGGGCTCGGGCACGGGCGGCTGGCGCGTCGCCATCATCGACTGCGCCGACGATCTCAATCGCAGCGCCGCGAACGCCCTGCTGAAGCTCATCGAGGAGCCGCCCGAACGCTCGCTCTTCCTGCTGGTGGCGCATCAGCCTGGGCGCGTGCTGCCGACGATCAGATCGCGCTGCCGCAAGCTCATGCTCGGGCCGTTGACGCAGGATGAAACCGTCGCGGCCGTCGGCGCCGTGGGGGCGCCCTGGAGCGATCGCCCGGCGGCGGACATTGCGGCGGCGGCGGCGCGGGCCGAGGGCTCTGTCCGCGAGACGCTGCGCCTGCTCGGCGGCGACGCCATGGCTTTCGACACGAGCGTCGCGCGCCTCTTTCAAAGCCTGCCGCGCGTCGACTGGGGCGGCGTGCATTTCCTCGCCGACAAACTTACCGGCCGCGACAATGAGGCGGCTTACGAGACCTTCATGCGCGCGCTGGAGCGCCACCTCGATTCCCGCGTGCGCACGCTCTCGCAAGGCGGCGCCGCTCCCGCGCGCATGATCGGCTACGCCCGGGCCTGGGACGAGATACGCGACCTCGCGCGCGAGACCGATGTCTTCAATTTCGACAAGCGCGCCATGGTGCTCGGCGTCTTCGAGCGACTGGCCAGGGCCGAGGGCGCGGGCTGA